In Hyphomicrobium denitrificans 1NES1, one DNA window encodes the following:
- a CDS encoding alpha-2-macroglobulin family protein, with protein MFFFARLAFISTLLLATINGALAADKVFLHQGIAADAKRYEAFLKANWKPEGKPAAVLKADAEKIFETDPRAASRNLAAAVAENDKDWTTWTRLAEALIAIKPDPNSGSERYDLPIYASGAAYRGYQLASASADQAHALFVLGQTLERRSYWRPAIDAMKLSLDLADDQATREAYDKLRGQYGFRMTDYKTDNETTPPRLCLEFSEDLSRTQTDVAKFVSVNGKDPQNLVQDGRQLCVEGLKHGERYVVQIRAGLPSNVGENLLKTSDIAVYVPDRSPFVRFGGKAYVLPSRGQQGIPVVTTNTSKINVEVYRIGDRALATTLQSGDMQRQLSSYDVETIRDRTGIKVYSGTMDIASKLNEEVTTAVPVTEATGNLEPGVYVMVATPSEKSKNDSYERATQWFIVSDLGLTAFTGGDGIHAFVRSLSEATAIAGTNVKLIARNNEVLATAKTDDNGYAKFNAAMTKGEGGSAPAILVAQKGEGEYAFLDLTLNAFDLSDRGVKGRDPAGPVDAFMYTERGVYRGGEDVNITALVRDQFGKSSSIPTTLIVTRPDGVEQTRTVMNDQGLGGRDFTLQLAKTAMTGTWRLWLHTDPKDSAIAERSFLVEDFVPERLDMKLSANVTALTPDENQAINADGHYLYGPPAAGLGLEGEVVVKASNKDVPGYAGYVFGQADESVNPVRQPLQSNLAMDNDGKAAIPIALPQLPRTPKPLEAAISVKLREAGGRTIERNLTLPVDLKLERIGIKPLFDNFTAPEDQSAGFDVVLLDANNKPEANENLTWTLTRLDTNWQWYRRDGSWTYEAVTVKRKIGSGPLSISAAKPARVSQAISWGRYRLDIASNDADGPASSVVFNAGWYTSGDTVDSPEQLDVALDKDSYKSGDTAKLRIASKLGGKALITVLGTGLHMTKEVEIAKGGGEVDVPVSDTWGPGAYVTALLYRPMDEVQKRMPGRAIGIKWLPVDQSARQLKVAVTLPNKVKSGSKIDVPLKIDGLAPGEDARVAVAAVDLGILNLTRYEAPAPENWFNQQQKLSFEIRDFYGRLIDGMRADRGKLRSGGDAGGPTMQGNPTVETVVSLYSGIVRVREDGTATVNFELPDFNGTVRVMAVAWSKDKVGHGSGDLIVRDAVALTVAVPRFMTLGDDVKLGFDMHNVDGPAASYKLTLSKKQGDDTNETLTSITDKTVDLKTGERTMQRIDFKPDELGHLTLKAVVTGPNDIAVKREMTFEVLPPAGDVKRTTISSLKPGGKLSVSSDLAYDLIPSRTRINLSVGPAARLDVPTLLAQLDRYPYGCAEQTVSRAMPLVVANALAAQVGIAEDKALKERVQNAIARVFEMQDSSGAFGVWGPSSTDLWLTGYVTDFLTRAKEANYDVPREGFNRALDRLQNFIAYASDFEKGGEDRAYALYVLARNGRAPIGDLRYYADTRIDRFSTPLAKAQIGAAMAMMGDKDRAERAFSAALAMMPDVTPDFGYRSDYGSTLRDGAALVALAAETGVAKDEQPKLASVIAKAYETRNYTSTQEQAWMLLAAKALNDEVKATTLSVDGKPSSGPVLRGLTPAELKNGALTITNNGDTAVDAVISVIGAALTPEPPASKGFKIERQAYTLDGKPVDLASLTGGKADVKQNDRFVITVKVTSEDESGRVMVVDRLPAGFEIENPHLVDSGSIAGLSWLKSTAEPEHTEFRDDRFVAAFNFANVRTTSEENGSVEGDAAETPNDSAIATPDGTAQKAPRVSATLAYIVRAVSPGTFVHPAATVEDMYRPERYARTAAGTLTVSAKE; from the coding sequence ATGTTTTTCTTCGCGCGCCTTGCATTCATTTCGACTCTGCTGCTGGCGACGATCAATGGCGCTCTTGCCGCCGACAAGGTCTTTCTGCACCAGGGCATCGCTGCCGACGCCAAACGCTATGAAGCCTTCCTGAAAGCAAACTGGAAACCCGAGGGCAAGCCTGCGGCCGTTCTAAAAGCCGACGCCGAAAAGATCTTCGAGACTGATCCGCGCGCAGCCTCGCGAAACCTCGCCGCTGCCGTTGCCGAAAATGACAAGGACTGGACGACCTGGACGCGCCTCGCAGAGGCGCTCATCGCAATCAAGCCCGATCCGAACTCCGGCAGCGAACGCTACGATCTTCCGATTTATGCGTCGGGCGCCGCCTATCGCGGCTATCAGCTCGCGAGCGCTTCCGCAGACCAAGCGCACGCGCTTTTCGTTCTCGGCCAAACGCTCGAACGGCGCTCCTACTGGCGCCCGGCTATCGACGCGATGAAACTCAGCCTCGATCTCGCAGACGATCAGGCAACGCGCGAAGCCTACGACAAGCTGCGCGGCCAGTACGGCTTCCGCATGACCGATTATAAGACCGACAACGAGACGACTCCGCCGCGCCTTTGTCTCGAATTTTCCGAAGACCTGAGCCGCACGCAAACCGACGTCGCGAAATTCGTCTCGGTCAACGGCAAGGACCCGCAGAACCTCGTCCAGGACGGCCGCCAGCTCTGCGTCGAAGGACTGAAGCACGGCGAACGCTATGTCGTGCAGATCCGTGCCGGGTTACCCTCGAACGTCGGCGAAAATCTGCTCAAGACCTCCGACATTGCTGTCTACGTACCGGACCGCTCGCCGTTCGTGCGCTTCGGCGGCAAAGCCTATGTGCTGCCGTCTCGCGGCCAGCAGGGCATCCCGGTCGTCACGACCAACACGAGCAAGATCAACGTCGAAGTTTATCGCATCGGCGATCGCGCGCTTGCGACGACGTTGCAGTCGGGCGATATGCAGCGCCAGCTTTCGAGCTATGATGTCGAAACCATTCGCGATCGAACCGGCATCAAGGTCTATTCTGGTACGATGGACATCGCTTCCAAGCTCAACGAGGAGGTGACGACCGCAGTTCCCGTAACCGAGGCGACCGGCAACCTCGAGCCGGGCGTCTACGTCATGGTCGCGACGCCCTCCGAAAAATCGAAGAACGACAGCTACGAGCGCGCGACCCAGTGGTTCATCGTCTCCGATCTCGGACTGACCGCTTTCACAGGCGGCGACGGCATTCATGCGTTCGTCCGCTCGCTCAGCGAAGCGACGGCAATTGCCGGAACGAACGTCAAGCTCATTGCCCGCAACAACGAAGTGCTGGCAACGGCGAAAACCGACGACAACGGCTACGCGAAGTTCAACGCCGCCATGACGAAAGGCGAAGGCGGCTCGGCCCCCGCGATCCTCGTCGCGCAGAAAGGCGAGGGCGAATACGCTTTCCTTGACCTGACGCTCAATGCTTTTGATCTCTCGGATCGCGGCGTCAAAGGTCGCGATCCGGCAGGACCTGTCGACGCCTTCATGTACACCGAACGCGGCGTCTACCGCGGCGGCGAAGACGTCAACATCACCGCGCTGGTGCGCGATCAGTTCGGCAAGTCATCCTCCATTCCAACAACGCTGATCGTCACCCGCCCCGACGGCGTCGAGCAGACGCGCACGGTGATGAACGATCAGGGCCTCGGCGGCCGCGACTTCACATTGCAGCTCGCGAAAACTGCGATGACTGGCACATGGCGGCTCTGGCTGCACACCGACCCAAAGGACTCGGCAATCGCGGAACGCTCGTTCCTCGTCGAAGACTTCGTGCCTGAACGTCTCGACATGAAACTTTCGGCCAACGTCACCGCGCTGACACCGGACGAGAACCAGGCGATCAACGCCGACGGACACTATCTCTACGGCCCACCCGCCGCTGGCCTCGGCCTCGAAGGCGAAGTCGTCGTCAAAGCATCGAACAAGGACGTTCCGGGCTATGCAGGCTATGTCTTCGGACAGGCGGACGAATCCGTGAACCCGGTGCGCCAGCCGCTTCAGTCGAACCTCGCGATGGACAACGACGGCAAAGCCGCGATTCCGATCGCACTGCCGCAACTGCCGCGGACGCCGAAGCCGCTTGAAGCCGCAATCAGCGTCAAGCTGCGCGAAGCCGGTGGCCGCACGATCGAGCGCAACCTGACTTTGCCCGTCGATCTCAAGCTCGAACGCATCGGCATCAAGCCGCTGTTCGATAACTTCACTGCGCCCGAAGATCAGAGCGCCGGCTTCGACGTCGTGCTGCTCGACGCCAACAACAAGCCAGAAGCAAACGAAAATCTGACATGGACGCTGACGCGCCTCGACACCAACTGGCAATGGTACCGCCGCGACGGCTCGTGGACCTACGAGGCCGTCACCGTGAAACGGAAGATCGGCAGCGGCCCGCTGTCAATATCCGCCGCCAAACCGGCACGCGTCTCGCAGGCCATCAGCTGGGGACGCTACCGACTCGACATCGCCTCGAACGATGCCGACGGCCCGGCATCGAGCGTTGTCTTCAACGCGGGTTGGTATACCTCGGGCGACACCGTCGATAGCCCCGAGCAGCTCGACGTCGCGCTCGACAAGGATAGCTACAAATCTGGCGACACCGCCAAGCTGCGCATAGCATCGAAGCTTGGCGGCAAAGCCCTCATCACGGTTCTCGGCACCGGCCTTCACATGACGAAGGAGGTCGAGATCGCCAAAGGCGGTGGCGAAGTGGACGTGCCCGTCTCCGACACCTGGGGTCCAGGTGCCTACGTCACCGCCCTCCTCTATCGTCCGATGGACGAAGTCCAGAAGCGCATGCCGGGCCGCGCCATCGGCATCAAGTGGCTACCCGTCGATCAGAGCGCCCGCCAACTCAAAGTCGCGGTGACGCTGCCGAACAAAGTCAAGTCCGGAAGCAAGATCGACGTGCCGCTGAAAATCGATGGCTTGGCGCCAGGCGAAGACGCACGTGTCGCCGTCGCGGCCGTCGATCTCGGCATCCTCAATCTCACGCGCTACGAGGCGCCAGCTCCTGAAAACTGGTTCAATCAGCAGCAGAAGCTGTCGTTTGAAATCCGCGACTTCTACGGTCGCCTGATCGACGGCATGCGCGCCGACCGCGGCAAGCTCCGTTCCGGCGGCGACGCCGGTGGCCCGACAATGCAAGGCAATCCGACCGTCGAAACCGTCGTCTCGCTCTATTCCGGCATCGTGCGGGTGCGCGAAGACGGCACGGCGACCGTCAATTTCGAACTGCCTGACTTCAACGGCACCGTCCGCGTCATGGCGGTCGCGTGGAGCAAGGACAAAGTCGGCCACGGCTCAGGCGACCTGATCGTTCGCGACGCGGTTGCACTGACCGTCGCCGTCCCGCGCTTCATGACGCTTGGTGACGACGTCAAGCTCGGCTTCGACATGCACAACGTCGACGGACCGGCAGCGTCCTACAAGCTCACGCTTTCGAAAAAGCAGGGCGACGACACCAACGAGACGCTGACGTCGATTACCGACAAGACGGTCGATCTCAAAACCGGCGAACGGACGATGCAGCGCATCGACTTCAAGCCGGACGAGCTTGGCCACCTGACTCTGAAAGCCGTCGTCACCGGCCCGAATGACATCGCCGTCAAGCGCGAAATGACGTTTGAGGTCCTGCCGCCCGCGGGCGACGTCAAACGCACGACGATCTCCTCGCTGAAGCCAGGTGGTAAACTCAGCGTCAGCTCGGATCTGGCGTACGATCTGATCCCGTCCCGCACGCGCATCAACCTGTCGGTCGGACCCGCCGCACGGCTCGATGTGCCGACGCTTCTTGCACAGCTTGACCGCTATCCGTACGGCTGTGCCGAGCAGACCGTCTCCCGCGCCATGCCGCTCGTCGTTGCGAACGCCCTCGCGGCACAGGTCGGCATCGCGGAAGACAAGGCGCTGAAAGAGCGCGTGCAGAACGCCATCGCCCGCGTCTTCGAGATGCAGGACTCCTCCGGCGCCTTCGGCGTCTGGGGCCCGTCGTCCACCGATCTGTGGTTGACAGGCTACGTCACCGATTTCCTGACGCGCGCCAAGGAAGCGAACTACGACGTGCCGCGGGAAGGCTTCAATCGCGCACTCGACCGGCTGCAGAACTTCATCGCTTATGCGTCCGACTTCGAGAAAGGCGGCGAAGACCGGGCCTATGCGCTCTACGTTCTCGCCCGCAACGGCCGCGCGCCGATCGGCGATCTTCGCTACTACGCCGATACGCGCATCGACCGCTTCTCGACGCCGCTTGCGAAAGCGCAGATCGGCGCTGCGATGGCGATGATGGGCGACAAGGACCGCGCCGAGCGTGCTTTCTCGGCGGCCCTCGCGATGATGCCCGACGTAACGCCGGACTTCGGCTATCGCAGCGACTATGGCTCGACGTTACGCGATGGTGCAGCCTTGGTGGCGCTTGCCGCCGAGACCGGCGTCGCGAAAGACGAGCAGCCGAAGCTCGCAAGCGTCATCGCCAAAGCCTACGAGACGCGCAATTACACCTCGACGCAGGAACAGGCTTGGATGCTGCTCGCAGCCAAAGCCTTGAACGACGAGGTGAAGGCGACGACCTTGTCGGTTGACGGCAAGCCGTCGTCCGGTCCCGTGCTGCGCGGTCTGACGCCCGCCGAACTCAAGAACGGCGCGCTGACGATCACCAACAACGGCGACACGGCCGTCGATGCGGTGATCTCGGTCATCGGCGCGGCGCTGACGCCGGAACCACCTGCATCGAAAGGCTTCAAGATCGAGCGGCAAGCCTACACGCTCGATGGCAAGCCGGTCGATCTCGCGAGCTTGACGGGCGGCAAGGCGGACGTGAAGCAGAACGATCGCTTCGTCATCACGGTGAAGGTCACGTCGGAGGATGAAAGCGGCCGCGTCATGGTCGTCGATCGCTTGCCCGCAGGCTTCGAGATCGAAAACCCGCATCTCGTCGACAGCGGTTCGATCGCGGGCCTGAGCTGGCTGAAATCGACCGCCGAACCCGAGCACACGGAGTTCCGTGACGATCGCTTCGTCGCCGCGTTCAACTTCGCCAACGTCCGCACGACGAGCGAAGAGAACGGCTCGGTCGAAGGCGACGCCGCGGAAACACCGAACGACAGCGCGATCGCAACACCAGACGGCACGGCACAGAAGGCGCCTCGGGTCTCCGCGACGCTCGCCTACATCGTTCGCGCCGTAAGCCCTGGCACCTTCGTGCATCCCGCCGCAACGGTCGAGGACATGTATCGCCCCGAGCGCTATGCTCGCACCGCCGCCGGCACGCTGACGGTCTCCGCGAAGGAGTGA